In Acidobacteriota bacterium, a single window of DNA contains:
- a CDS encoding acyl-CoA dehydrogenase family protein, whose translation MTATETARINELIDELIANYDPAGDRLEFMGAQFDAGLAWVRFPVGKGGLAMAPQLQDLIDTRLDTLTAHRPSFFHLIGHGMGAPMLITHGTDEQHEAHLRPLFTGEDIWCQLFSEPGAGSDVAGLSTRAIRDGDEWVVNGQKVWTTVAQIAKWGMLVTRTDPDAPKHRGMTYFLMDMTAPGVDIRPVRQITGEAEFNEVYLTDHRIPDSKRIGDVGDGWRVALTTLMNERVAIGGAVEPRNSGAIGELLDVWRDRKVAGSRDALMKLWIQAEAARLTNMRASQNRSAGTPGPEGSTGKLVFADLNKKIFEMATDLLGPSAMLYDDYSFVIPEGATQRDRDPRRRFLRSRANSIEGGTSEIMRNIMGERVLGLPGEPRVDKDLPWKDVPRG comes from the coding sequence ATGACAGCGACCGAGACCGCTCGAATCAACGAACTCATCGACGAGCTGATCGCTAACTACGACCCCGCTGGGGATCGCCTTGAGTTCATGGGTGCGCAGTTTGATGCCGGTCTGGCATGGGTCAGGTTCCCTGTCGGCAAGGGCGGCCTTGCAATGGCACCGCAGCTTCAAGATCTGATAGACACTCGACTCGACACCCTCACAGCGCATCGTCCTTCATTCTTCCACCTCATCGGCCACGGTATGGGTGCGCCAATGCTGATCACACACGGCACCGATGAACAGCATGAAGCTCACCTACGGCCGCTGTTTACCGGTGAGGACATCTGGTGCCAACTGTTCTCAGAGCCAGGGGCTGGAAGTGATGTTGCGGGGCTTTCTACAAGGGCAATCCGTGATGGTGACGAGTGGGTGGTCAACGGTCAAAAGGTGTGGACGACGGTGGCGCAGATCGCCAAATGGGGGATGCTCGTGACGCGGACCGACCCGGATGCCCCAAAACATCGCGGCATGACGTACTTTCTTATGGACATGACGGCCCCCGGTGTTGATATTCGACCTGTTCGTCAGATCACCGGCGAGGCGGAGTTCAACGAGGTCTACTTAACCGACCACCGCATCCCAGACTCGAAGCGGATCGGCGACGTAGGTGATGGATGGCGGGTGGCGTTGACCACGCTGATGAACGAACGCGTTGCTATCGGCGGTGCGGTGGAGCCGCGCAATTCCGGTGCGATTGGCGAGTTGCTCGACGTGTGGCGCGACCGCAAGGTTGCAGGCAGCCGAGACGCCCTCATGAAGCTGTGGATACAGGCCGAAGCTGCGCGGCTGACGAATATGCGCGCCAGCCAAAACCGCTCCGCCGGCACACCGGGACCCGAAGGGTCGACAGGAAAACTTGTGTTTGCAGACCTCAACAAGAAGATCTTCGAAATGGCGACCGACCTTCTTGGCCCAAGCGCGATGCTGTACGACGACTACTCCTTCGTGATTCCCGAAGGAGCAACGCAGCGAGACCGAGATCCGCGTCGGCGATTCTTGCGGTCGCGCGCCAACTCGATCGAGGGCGGCACGTCCGAAATTA